Proteins from a genomic interval of Arvicola amphibius chromosome 10, mArvAmp1.2, whole genome shotgun sequence:
- the LOC119824219 gene encoding olfactory receptor 187 — MEKENATVWTEFVLTGLIHQPLWKIPLFLVFLVIYLITIVGNVSLITLIWIDPHLHIPMYLFLGSLAFVDASISSVVVPKMLLNIFAKSKLISLSECMLQFFSFNISATTECFLLAAMAYDRYVAICKPLLYPVVMTNSLCVCLIVLCFVGGILHALIHEGFLLRLTFCNSNMIHHFYCDIISLLKISCTDTSLNYLIVFIFSGSIQVFTISTILVSYTIILFTILKKKSDTGIKKAFSTCGAHLLSVSLYYGPLLFMYVHPASPQVDDTDMIDSLFYTVIIPVLNPVIYSFRNKQVTDSLTKLLQRTF, encoded by the coding sequence ATGGAAAAGGAGAACGCAACAGTCTGGACAGAGTTTGTTCTTACAGGACTCATTCACCAGCCACTGTGGAAAATCCCTCTGTTCCTGGTCTTCTTGGTGATATATCTCATCACCATTGTGGGAAATGTCAGTTTGATCACTCTCATCTGGATTGATCCTCATCTTCATATCCCCATGTACCTGTTCCTTGGAAGTTTAGCTTTTGTAGATGCATCTATATCCTCCGTAGTGGTTCCAAAGATGCTGCTTAACATCTTTGCTAAAAGCAAGCTGATCTCTCTATCTGAATGTATGctacaatttttttcatttaatatcaGTGCAACTACAGAATGTTTCCTCTTGGCAGcaatggcctatgatcgctatgtAGCCATATGCAAACCTTTACTTTATCCAGTAGTTATGACTaatagtctgtgtgtatgtctgataGTATTGTGTTTTGTAGGTGGAATTCTTCATGCTTTAATTCATGAAGGATTTTTATTGAGATTAACCTTTTGTAATTCCAATATGATACACCATTTTTATTGTGATATTATATCGCTGTTAAAAATTTCCTGTACTGACACTTCTCTTAATtatctaattgtttttattttctctggctCAATTCAAGTTTTCACTATTTCAACAATCCTTGTTTCTTACACTATTATTCTGTTtacaatcttaaaaaagaaatctgatacAGGCATAAAGAAAGCCTTCTCCACCTGTGGAGCCCACCTCTTATCTGTGTCTTTATACTATGGTCCTCTTCTCTTCATGTATGTGCACCCTGCATCTCCACAAGTAGATGATACAGATATGATAGACTCTCTGTTTTACACTGTCATAATTCCTGTGTTAAATCCAGtaatttacagtttcagaaataaGCAAGTCACAGATTCATTGACCAAATTATTACAGAGAACCTTTTAG